In Kitasatospora viridis, the following are encoded in one genomic region:
- a CDS encoding ABC transporter ATP-binding protein: MSHAVTVSGLVKRYHPHAPAAVDDLSFTVERGEVFGLLGPNGAGKSTTVGVLTTRILPTSGRCLVLGTDVVTHPARAKRLLAVVPQRQNLDRSLDVRQNLLFHARYHGVGRGERVGRADELLDLMGLTEQAGQRVERLSGGQAQRVVIARALMHAPKVLFLDEPSTGLDPQSRLFLHERIRELRERGVTVVLTTHDMEEAESLSDRIGIVDHGKLLALDTPRALTGALPGGTTITAQVRGAGVPAAEILAALTELPGISAAEHDTPPGGTEYFRVRTERDPSALLPDVLRTVVDHGCLLVDLAIARPSLQDVFITLTGRELR; this comes from the coding sequence ATGAGTCACGCCGTCACCGTCAGCGGACTCGTCAAGCGCTACCACCCGCACGCACCCGCCGCCGTCGACGACCTGAGCTTCACCGTCGAGCGGGGCGAGGTCTTCGGCCTGCTCGGCCCGAACGGCGCGGGGAAGTCCACCACGGTCGGCGTGCTGACCACCCGGATCCTGCCCACCTCGGGCCGCTGCCTGGTGCTCGGCACCGACGTGGTGACCCACCCGGCCAGGGCGAAGCGGCTGCTCGCGGTCGTCCCCCAGCGCCAGAACCTGGACCGCTCCCTCGACGTGCGGCAGAACCTGCTCTTCCACGCCCGCTACCACGGCGTCGGCCGAGGCGAACGGGTCGGCCGCGCCGACGAGTTGCTCGACCTGATGGGCCTCACCGAGCAGGCCGGCCAACGCGTCGAGCGGCTCTCCGGCGGCCAGGCGCAGCGGGTCGTCATCGCCCGGGCGCTGATGCACGCGCCGAAGGTGCTGTTCCTCGACGAGCCGTCGACCGGCCTGGACCCGCAGTCGCGGCTCTTCCTGCACGAGCGCATCCGCGAACTGCGCGAGCGCGGCGTCACCGTCGTGCTCACCACGCACGACATGGAGGAGGCCGAGAGCCTGTCCGACCGGATCGGCATCGTCGACCACGGCAAGCTGCTCGCCCTGGACACGCCGCGCGCGCTGACCGGGGCGCTCCCGGGCGGCACCACGATCACCGCGCAGGTCCGCGGTGCGGGGGTGCCGGCCGCCGAGATCCTCGCCGCGCTCACGGAGTTGCCCGGAATCAGCGCGGCCGAGCACGACACGCCGCCGGGCGGCACCGAGTACTTCCGGGTGCGGACCGAGCGGGACCCGTCGGCCCTGCTGCCGGACGTGCTGCGCACCGTCGTCGACCACGGGTGCCTGCTGGTGGACCTCGCGATCGCCCGGCCGAGCCTCCAGGACGTCTTCATCACGCTGACCGGAAGGGAACTGCGGTGA
- a CDS encoding nitroreductase family protein translates to MSNDATHYTQTVHTPTEVLNQEAYPPLVVKTYPGAPRHPLPWPPERSGHRLGKMLADLGGITRSQWLTPLDKLPFTDSFEAIPDSDPLQWLVTRRPTPSGGARYSAEWYVIAGPDSEVPTGVHYYDPARHALVMLRAGDYRHWVASRPAATVLVQTNVFWRLAAKYGEMYYRLVCLEAGIQVAQALVVGGDQNATARLCFPDVDVTELLGLDPKEEGVHAVIELVPPVPATYGGPSLAPYPLAAGAHSSVLAQSRPGPEPLPAALVEPPAEPAEVAEVAERIRLPHAEVDLLAGTRTRHAAMRGFNGETMSMTTLATILTGYGRQQPWDLPANPVELYCVIADVTGIRPGAYRYLPDEHQLELVAEGDPRQQLREAALAALPQQGARTANVWLLPVGDGEALEERFGARWYRVQQAAGGAALHRACLAAASIGVASRIQNDVLTHRLDTWFGLEGRKRSLLVAQFGTEHPAGLRPEFRLTW, encoded by the coding sequence ATGAGCAACGACGCGACGCACTACACGCAGACCGTGCACACCCCCACCGAGGTGCTGAACCAGGAGGCCTACCCGCCCCTGGTGGTCAAGACCTACCCGGGCGCACCGCGGCACCCGCTGCCCTGGCCGCCGGAGCGCTCCGGGCACCGGCTCGGCAAGATGCTCGCCGACCTCGGCGGCATCACCCGGTCGCAGTGGCTGACCCCGCTGGACAAGCTGCCCTTCACCGACAGTTTCGAGGCCATCCCGGACTCCGACCCGCTGCAGTGGCTGGTGACGCGGCGTCCGACGCCGTCGGGGGGCGCCCGGTACAGCGCGGAGTGGTACGTGATCGCCGGCCCCGACTCGGAGGTGCCGACCGGCGTCCACTACTACGACCCGGCCCGGCACGCCCTGGTGATGCTGCGCGCCGGTGACTACCGGCACTGGGTGGCGTCCCGGCCGGCCGCGACCGTCCTCGTGCAGACCAACGTGTTCTGGCGGCTGGCCGCCAAGTACGGCGAGATGTACTACCGCCTGGTCTGCCTGGAGGCCGGGATCCAGGTGGCGCAGGCGCTGGTGGTCGGCGGCGACCAGAACGCCACGGCCCGGCTGTGCTTCCCGGACGTCGACGTCACCGAGCTGCTCGGGCTCGACCCGAAGGAGGAGGGGGTGCACGCGGTCATCGAGCTGGTCCCGCCGGTGCCCGCCACCTACGGCGGCCCCTCGCTGGCGCCTTACCCGCTCGCCGCCGGCGCGCACTCGTCGGTGCTCGCGCAGAGCCGGCCCGGCCCGGAGCCGCTGCCGGCCGCACTGGTGGAACCGCCGGCCGAGCCGGCGGAGGTAGCTGAGGTAGCTGAGCGGATCCGCCTGCCGCACGCGGAGGTCGACCTGCTGGCCGGCACCCGCACCCGGCACGCCGCCATGCGCGGCTTCAACGGCGAGACCATGTCGATGACCACGCTGGCCACCATCCTCACCGGCTACGGCCGGCAGCAGCCCTGGGACCTGCCGGCCAACCCGGTCGAGCTCTACTGCGTCATCGCCGACGTGACCGGCATCCGGCCCGGCGCGTACCGCTACCTCCCCGACGAGCACCAGCTGGAGCTGGTCGCCGAGGGCGACCCCCGGCAGCAGCTGCGTGAGGCCGCGCTGGCCGCGCTGCCCCAGCAGGGCGCCCGCACGGCCAACGTCTGGCTGCTGCCGGTCGGCGACGGCGAAGCCCTCGAAGAGCGGTTCGGCGCCCGCTGGTACCGGGTGCAGCAGGCGGCCGGCGGTGCCGCGCTGCACCGGGCCTGCCTCGCCGCCGCCTCCATCGGCGTGGCGAGCCGGATCCAGAACGACGTGCTCACCCACCGGTTGGACACCTGGTTCGGCCTGGAGGGGCGCAAGCGGAGCCTGCTGGTGGCGCAGTTCGGCACCGAGCACCCGGCCGGGCTGCGCCCCGAGTTCCGGCTGACCTGGTGA
- a CDS encoding TOMM precursor leader peptide-binding protein, which yields MTDTVMGDGLLAATIARRPPAVLVVARDGWDTSDWEAAHGRGEPWLPVWTELHRVVIGPLVRPGARGCVWCVQKWRSSAPERAPWTGELRKDERIAAEPSAWLSGFAAEAVADLVHAGVAEDCCWFLDLRDLSLSRHAFLPDPLCAVCGALPEDTAALAEIVPQARPKPRPGASRIRALSEARLASCYVDAETGVVAPPRGMRDSIVALTEAVLAEYGYKGEAGFGRTRDFASSRATAVAEALERLGGQWPWGKRTTVRGSYAELAEHAVDPRTLGLLPAGTYLEPDGHHQPFTEDAVVSWVWAYSFGQGRPVLVPESHAYYRTDWQPGAQADKPFTFEISNGCALGGSVEEAVLHGILEIVERDAFLLTWYARMPVPEVDLAGAPDPRIGLVVERIERTGYRVRAFDITLTEGIRAFWVLAQDTTGDEGRPRVVSTSGSALDPVAALLTALGELAPIVQVELARYPAEAERGRRMAADPELVRIMTDHSVCAATPEAFDRFDFLLSRDRVISWEEVLGRRPWPLHADLRDDLTEAVDRMLAGGMDVVVVNQTSPLHEAADLHCVKVIAPGALSMTFGHRNRRTTGLPRLLEVPHRLGHAARPLTEADLNPHPHPFP from the coding sequence GTGACTGACACCGTGATGGGTGACGGCCTGTTGGCCGCCACCATCGCCCGGCGGCCGCCGGCGGTGCTCGTGGTGGCGCGCGACGGCTGGGACACCAGTGACTGGGAGGCGGCGCACGGCCGGGGCGAGCCCTGGCTGCCGGTGTGGACCGAGCTGCACCGGGTCGTGATCGGGCCGTTGGTGCGGCCCGGTGCGCGCGGCTGCGTCTGGTGCGTGCAGAAGTGGCGCTCCAGCGCACCCGAACGGGCGCCGTGGACGGGCGAGTTGCGCAAGGACGAGCGGATCGCGGCCGAGCCGTCGGCCTGGCTGTCCGGCTTCGCCGCCGAGGCCGTGGCCGACCTGGTGCACGCGGGCGTCGCCGAGGACTGCTGCTGGTTCCTCGACCTGCGCGACCTGTCGCTGTCCCGGCACGCGTTCCTGCCCGACCCGCTGTGCGCGGTCTGCGGCGCGCTGCCCGAGGACACGGCCGCCCTCGCCGAGATCGTGCCCCAGGCCCGGCCCAAGCCCCGGCCCGGCGCCAGCCGGATCCGCGCACTCTCCGAGGCGCGGCTGGCCTCGTGCTACGTGGACGCCGAGACCGGCGTGGTCGCCCCGCCCCGGGGCATGCGCGACTCCATCGTCGCGCTGACCGAGGCGGTGCTGGCCGAGTACGGCTACAAGGGCGAGGCGGGGTTCGGGCGCACCCGCGACTTCGCCTCCAGCCGGGCCACCGCCGTCGCCGAGGCGCTGGAGCGGCTCGGCGGCCAGTGGCCCTGGGGCAAGCGGACCACCGTGCGCGGCAGTTACGCGGAACTGGCCGAGCACGCCGTGGACCCGCGCACGCTCGGCCTGCTCCCCGCGGGGACCTACCTGGAGCCGGACGGCCACCACCAGCCGTTCACCGAGGACGCCGTGGTGTCCTGGGTGTGGGCGTACTCCTTCGGCCAGGGCCGGCCGGTGCTGGTGCCGGAGAGCCACGCGTACTACCGGACGGACTGGCAGCCGGGGGCCCAGGCGGACAAGCCGTTCACCTTCGAGATCTCCAACGGCTGCGCGCTCGGCGGCAGCGTCGAGGAGGCGGTCCTGCACGGGATCCTGGAGATCGTCGAGCGCGACGCGTTCCTGCTGACCTGGTACGCCCGGATGCCCGTGCCGGAGGTGGACCTGGCCGGGGCGCCGGATCCGCGCATCGGGCTGGTCGTGGAGCGGATCGAGCGCACCGGCTACCGGGTGCGGGCCTTCGACATCACGCTGACCGAGGGGATCCGCGCGTTCTGGGTGCTGGCCCAGGACACCACCGGTGACGAGGGCCGGCCGCGGGTCGTCTCCACCAGCGGCTCGGCGCTGGACCCGGTCGCCGCCCTGCTCACCGCCCTCGGCGAACTGGCGCCCATCGTCCAGGTGGAGCTGGCCAGGTACCCGGCGGAAGCCGAGCGGGGCCGGCGGATGGCGGCCGATCCCGAGCTGGTGCGCATCATGACGGACCATTCGGTGTGCGCCGCGACGCCGGAGGCGTTCGACCGCTTCGACTTCCTGCTCTCCCGCGACCGGGTGATCAGCTGGGAGGAGGTGCTCGGCCGCCGCCCCTGGCCGCTCCACGCCGACCTGCGGGACGACCTCACCGAGGCCGTCGACCGGATGCTGGCGGGCGGCATGGACGTCGTGGTCGTCAACCAGACCTCGCCGCTGCACGAGGCCGCCGACCTGCACTGCGTGAAGGTGATCGCGCCCGGCGCCCTGTCGATGACCTTCGGCCACCGCAACCGGCGGACCACCGGTCTGCCCCGGCTCCTGGAGGTGCCCCACCGGCTCGGCCACGCGGCGCGCCCGCTGACCGAGGCCGACCTCAACCCCCACCCCCACCCGTTCCCGTGA
- a CDS encoding lantibiotic dehydratase C-terminal domain-containing protein: protein MSEQSECSWVSAHLFYHGDQDAVIAGVVKPAVERLGLAGLAEGFFFLRYWEGGPHVRLRVRTRPEQAQEVRSVIEETAAEFYRALPSQTALTEQEYAESAPALAEVEGMDEYDTVLHPDNSLAFIDYVPQTDVFGTGRALEAVEQQLMASSVLAVELITRGRTAGQRAMDAFAMMAANRTVFTGILPELAYQARFMVEGSGPGAELLQSAEFERTFEANKAPLRSSLEAVFASTRGVALPEASVPSRWLTTVRDVNDTLVKLELLGELDSYPDFEAPADVLQHINHLVPQLIVERCMHLMCNRLGISLAQESHLRALLTRTAFDLCAV, encoded by the coding sequence ATGTCTGAGCAGTCCGAGTGCAGTTGGGTCAGCGCCCACCTCTTCTACCACGGCGACCAGGACGCCGTGATCGCCGGTGTCGTCAAGCCCGCGGTCGAACGGCTGGGCCTGGCCGGGCTGGCCGAAGGCTTCTTCTTCCTGCGCTACTGGGAGGGCGGCCCGCACGTGCGGCTGCGGGTGCGCACCCGGCCCGAGCAGGCGCAGGAGGTCCGCTCGGTCATCGAGGAGACGGCCGCCGAGTTCTACCGCGCCCTGCCGTCGCAGACCGCGCTGACCGAGCAGGAGTACGCCGAGTCCGCGCCCGCCCTGGCCGAGGTGGAGGGCATGGACGAGTACGACACCGTGCTGCACCCGGACAACTCGCTCGCGTTCATCGACTACGTGCCGCAGACCGACGTGTTCGGCACCGGCCGCGCACTGGAGGCCGTCGAGCAGCAGCTCATGGCCTCCAGCGTGCTGGCCGTCGAACTGATCACCCGCGGCCGCACGGCCGGGCAGCGCGCCATGGACGCCTTCGCCATGATGGCCGCCAACCGCACCGTCTTCACCGGCATCCTGCCCGAACTCGCCTACCAGGCACGGTTCATGGTCGAGGGCAGCGGCCCGGGGGCGGAGCTGCTGCAGTCGGCGGAGTTCGAGCGGACCTTCGAGGCGAACAAGGCCCCGCTGCGCAGCAGCCTGGAGGCGGTGTTCGCCTCGACGAGGGGCGTGGCACTGCCGGAGGCGTCCGTGCCGAGCCGTTGGCTGACCACCGTGCGGGACGTCAACGACACCCTGGTCAAGCTGGAGCTGCTGGGCGAGCTGGACTCCTACCCCGACTTCGAGGCGCCGGCCGACGTGCTGCAGCACATCAACCACCTGGTGCCGCAGCTGATCGTGGAACGGTGCATGCACCTGATGTGCAACCGACTGGGCATCAGCCTGGCCCAGGAGTCCCACCTGCGGGCGCTGTTGACCAGGACCGCCTTCGACCTGTGCGCGGTGTGA
- a CDS encoding thiopeptide maturation pyridine synthase, whose amino-acid sequence MTESLWRTVNVYHHDADRTDLVLDAVRPFIAAVAPSVSRVYYQPHWRRGPHVRIPIQASAEAFDAVVAPAAAEVLATYLRAHPSTVLLDEQASHAQHVRLAEQERERGPLTPWAPNNSIGIEPYDRRENVLGGLAAADLLADYYVDTNQSVFDILDWVRAGGSKMALAVDMFIAVANRFLPPVTYGYMSFRGHADAFLAKMPDGLRERFDRVYEGNADLFRQRVVEITGAAEYHDVLLFSDLPDILLRYRNQANELIETGELALDTDDNGDPEEWGSTWTAWSDRSPFHQALGGHRAAADQLGGWDEFRRYRVVLNWLYLNMYRLGIGELERNLICHVVSRAVEDVHGVTAMERIQGLIGYVESGGRL is encoded by the coding sequence ATGACAGAGTCCTTGTGGCGCACCGTGAACGTGTACCACCACGACGCCGACCGCACCGACCTGGTGCTCGACGCGGTGCGCCCGTTCATCGCGGCGGTCGCCCCGTCGGTGTCCAGGGTCTACTACCAGCCGCACTGGCGGCGCGGGCCGCACGTGCGCATCCCGATCCAGGCGAGCGCCGAGGCCTTCGACGCGGTCGTCGCGCCGGCCGCGGCCGAGGTGCTCGCGACCTACCTGCGGGCGCACCCGTCCACCGTCCTGCTCGACGAGCAGGCCTCGCACGCACAGCACGTCCGGCTGGCCGAACAGGAGCGCGAGCGCGGGCCGCTGACTCCCTGGGCGCCCAACAACAGCATCGGGATCGAACCCTACGACCGGCGCGAGAACGTGCTCGGCGGGCTCGCCGCGGCGGACCTGCTCGCCGACTACTACGTCGACACCAACCAGAGCGTGTTCGACATCCTCGACTGGGTCCGCGCCGGCGGCTCGAAGATGGCGCTCGCCGTCGACATGTTCATCGCGGTGGCGAACCGGTTCCTCCCGCCGGTGACCTACGGCTACATGTCCTTCCGCGGACACGCCGACGCGTTCCTGGCGAAGATGCCCGACGGCCTGCGCGAACGGTTCGACCGGGTCTACGAGGGCAACGCGGACCTGTTCCGGCAGCGGGTCGTCGAGATCACCGGCGCCGCCGAATACCACGACGTGCTGCTGTTCAGCGACCTGCCCGACATCCTGCTCCGCTACCGCAACCAGGCCAACGAGCTGATCGAGACCGGCGAGTTGGCACTGGACACCGACGACAACGGCGACCCGGAGGAGTGGGGATCGACCTGGACCGCCTGGTCCGACCGCAGCCCCTTCCACCAGGCGCTCGGCGGTCACCGGGCCGCCGCCGACCAACTCGGCGGCTGGGACGAGTTCCGGCGCTACCGGGTGGTGCTCAACTGGCTCTACCTCAACATGTACCGGCTGGGCATCGGCGAGTTGGAGCGCAACCTGATCTGCCACGTGGTCTCCCGCGCCGTCGAGGACGTGCACGGAGTGACCGCGATGGAGCGGATCCAGGGCCTGATCGGCTACGTCGAGAGCGGCGGCCGGCTCTAA
- a CDS encoding response regulator transcription factor gives MIRVVLAEDQGMVLGAFASLLDLQADITVVATATNGDDALVAVRELRPDVLVTDIEMPGRTGLDLAVELNRLGNPTRVLIVTTFARSGYLRRAVDAGVAGYVLKDAPIGELAAALRRVHAGERVVSPELAVAAWDAADPLTGRERELLRAVAEGAGNAAIAARLSLAEGTVRNYLSTAMAKLGARNRTDAAKIAQSRGWL, from the coding sequence ATGATCCGCGTGGTGCTGGCCGAGGACCAGGGCATGGTGCTGGGCGCGTTCGCCTCCCTGCTCGACCTCCAGGCGGACATCACGGTGGTGGCCACCGCGACCAACGGCGACGACGCGCTGGTCGCGGTGCGCGAGCTCCGGCCGGACGTGCTGGTGACCGACATCGAGATGCCCGGCCGCACCGGGCTCGACCTGGCCGTGGAGCTGAACCGCCTCGGCAACCCGACCCGGGTGCTGATCGTCACCACCTTCGCGCGCAGCGGCTACCTGCGCCGCGCGGTCGACGCAGGAGTGGCCGGGTACGTGCTCAAGGACGCGCCGATCGGCGAACTGGCGGCCGCGCTGCGCCGGGTGCACGCGGGCGAGCGGGTGGTCTCGCCGGAACTGGCGGTGGCCGCGTGGGACGCGGCCGATCCGCTGACCGGCCGGGAGCGGGAGTTGCTGCGCGCGGTCGCGGAGGGGGCCGGCAACGCGGCGATCGCGGCCCGGCTGAGCCTGGCGGAGGGCACCGTCCGCAACTACCTCTCCACCGCCATGGCCAAGTTGGGCGCGCGCAACCGCACCGACGCGGCCAAGATCGCACAGAGCCGCGGCTGGCTCTGA
- a CDS encoding ABC transporter permease, whose protein sequence is MTTLTEPAEITETARARTEFGPVTRTFLAVLWRDVYTTSRRPTGFLLQVVVQPLLLFFVFGKVLSEAGITRGDFGATLLPGVMALNAVLVALENTAMPLIMDFSWSGEIEDRLLAPLPGSLVAVAKMLFGTLCGLFAGLVMAPIGFLVLGTAGWPLTAWPGLLLILLLGSATGAGAGLMLGTIVSPDRIGVTFSLVMAPLTFTGSVQYPWSSLGHLRWFQVVSAVNPLTYVSEGLRAAALPGPPSSIPLWVDALVLLVALVVTGAVGIKGFMSRALG, encoded by the coding sequence GTGACCACCCTGACCGAACCCGCCGAGATCACCGAGACCGCCCGGGCGCGCACGGAGTTCGGCCCGGTGACCCGGACCTTCCTGGCGGTGCTGTGGCGCGACGTCTACACCACCAGCCGCCGGCCGACCGGCTTCCTGCTCCAGGTGGTCGTCCAGCCGCTGCTGCTGTTCTTCGTCTTCGGCAAGGTGCTCAGCGAGGCCGGCATCACCCGGGGCGACTTCGGCGCGACGCTGCTGCCCGGCGTCATGGCACTCAACGCGGTGCTCGTCGCCCTGGAGAACACCGCGATGCCGCTGATCATGGACTTCTCGTGGTCCGGCGAGATCGAGGACCGGCTGCTCGCCCCGCTGCCCGGGTCGCTGGTCGCCGTCGCCAAGATGCTGTTCGGCACGCTGTGCGGCCTGTTCGCCGGGCTGGTCATGGCGCCGATCGGGTTCCTCGTGCTCGGCACCGCCGGCTGGCCGCTCACGGCCTGGCCGGGCCTGCTGCTGATCCTGCTGCTCGGCTCGGCGACCGGCGCCGGCGCCGGGCTGATGCTGGGCACGATCGTGTCGCCGGACCGCATCGGCGTCACCTTCTCGCTCGTCATGGCCCCGTTGACGTTCACCGGATCCGTCCAGTACCCGTGGTCCTCCCTCGGCCACCTGAGGTGGTTCCAGGTGGTCTCCGCGGTCAACCCGCTGACCTACGTCAGCGAGGGCCTGCGGGCCGCGGCCCTGCCCGGCCCGCCGTCGTCGATCCCGCTGTGGGTGGACGCCCTGGTGCTGCTGGTCGCCCTGGTGGTCACCGGGGCGGTCGGCATCAAGGGATTCATGTCCCGCGCACTGGGCTGA
- a CDS encoding lantibiotic dehydratase produces MTGHASTFGVRVAGLPADVVDRLVDHRLRAELITLSRTGAELAVGAVRLSERCHEVIGALPDPAAKPKLVALRRSVHQLRDPGRLLAEPRVAAALGEELASDIAEFGRRLGRYRADRAQLPTVLAEAVRSVDAGLREISADPRFDQGLAHASPTLYQVLERRPGRQELIRLAVYTARAALKTSPFSTFTASGLGRFVADGPALRWAATEQPRSIVELDLSVLTPLANRLAGVRIRVNPSARLVADTVRFLGPPPAEELLTLPLTPPLRHCLRAAADRPTLAELAAAFPAPPQQAAGYLRSLVASGLLLVQSDFDDHGIDPLRQLAQRVPALAPLRERLRTYGSAKGADRIELGAALQESLGELGIAGKLRDVLTEQSVIPGVVVDAALPAWQDALDDLAVACRLLAVFDCTLPFKLAIAAFIREHFGTDTPVPFDRFYAALVQDGREAMRLHPAVIGFDMAGLATTLAASPVAEVRQVVDLVAEIRRALPDRRRIEQVLDALPAWVRPVGSVAVYAQCDGAELIVNAVNSGFGRARSQVRRLLRYLTDDPLPVDAVYPGEPTYAEFTTTLGVSLNQREPALPDRLDYPPSARLTVGVDDDGLPVLFDDGTAVRPVHGGLSYERQFPPVKALLVEAFGENPLLLRPDQPLQHDAGAGSGQGRVLHAPRLSIGRVVLRRASWVAPPGTLPRRAAGQSDADFLLALTSWLTARGLPLRFFVSVLRMRALSAGSFVGDRSRKPMYVDIGSPHLVLAFERLARDPAGTAVFYEVAPAPETALLDHQGVPRVTEYVIELNCQGDQTT; encoded by the coding sequence GTGACCGGCCACGCCAGCACCTTCGGAGTGCGCGTCGCGGGCCTGCCCGCCGACGTGGTCGACCGGCTGGTCGACCATCGGCTGCGGGCGGAGCTGATCACGCTGTCCCGCACGGGCGCCGAGCTGGCCGTCGGCGCCGTGCGGCTGTCCGAGCGCTGCCACGAGGTCATCGGCGCGCTGCCCGACCCCGCGGCCAAGCCCAAGCTGGTGGCGCTGCGCCGCAGCGTGCACCAGTTGCGCGATCCCGGCCGGCTGCTCGCCGAGCCCCGGGTCGCGGCCGCGCTGGGCGAGGAACTCGCCTCGGACATCGCCGAGTTCGGCCGCAGACTGGGCCGGTACCGGGCCGACCGGGCGCAACTACCGACCGTGCTGGCCGAAGCGGTGCGCTCGGTCGACGCGGGCCTGCGCGAGATCAGCGCCGATCCCCGGTTCGACCAGGGCCTCGCCCACGCCAGCCCCACCCTCTACCAGGTGCTCGAACGCCGGCCCGGGCGCCAGGAGTTGATCCGGCTGGCCGTCTACACCGCCCGCGCCGCGCTCAAGACCAGCCCGTTCAGTACGTTCACCGCCAGCGGCCTCGGCCGCTTCGTCGCGGACGGGCCGGCGCTGCGCTGGGCCGCGACCGAGCAGCCGCGGTCGATCGTCGAACTCGACCTGTCGGTCCTCACCCCCTTGGCCAACCGGCTGGCCGGGGTGCGGATCCGGGTCAATCCGAGCGCCCGACTGGTGGCCGACACCGTCCGGTTCCTCGGTCCGCCGCCGGCCGAGGAACTCCTCACGCTGCCCCTGACCCCACCGCTGCGGCACTGCCTGCGCGCCGCCGCCGACCGGCCGACGCTCGCCGAGCTGGCAGCGGCCTTCCCCGCGCCCCCGCAGCAGGCGGCCGGCTACCTGCGCTCGCTGGTGGCGAGCGGACTGCTGCTGGTCCAGTCGGACTTCGACGACCACGGCATCGATCCGCTGCGGCAGTTGGCGCAGCGGGTGCCCGCCCTGGCGCCGCTCCGGGAGCGGCTGCGCACCTACGGGAGCGCGAAGGGGGCCGACCGGATCGAACTCGGGGCGGCGCTCCAGGAGTCACTGGGCGAGCTCGGCATCGCCGGCAAGCTGCGGGACGTGCTGACCGAGCAGTCGGTCATCCCCGGAGTCGTGGTCGACGCCGCTCTGCCGGCCTGGCAGGACGCTCTCGACGATCTGGCCGTCGCCTGCCGGCTGCTCGCCGTCTTCGACTGCACGCTGCCGTTCAAACTGGCGATCGCCGCGTTCATCCGGGAGCACTTCGGCACGGACACTCCGGTGCCGTTCGACCGGTTCTACGCCGCACTCGTCCAGGACGGCCGCGAGGCCATGCGGCTGCACCCCGCCGTGATCGGCTTCGACATGGCCGGGCTGGCCACGACCCTCGCGGCCAGCCCGGTCGCCGAGGTGCGCCAAGTGGTGGACCTGGTCGCCGAGATCCGGCGCGCGCTGCCGGACCGCCGACGGATCGAGCAGGTGCTCGACGCGCTGCCGGCCTGGGTGCGCCCGGTCGGCTCGGTCGCCGTCTACGCCCAGTGCGACGGGGCGGAGTTGATCGTCAACGCGGTCAACTCCGGCTTCGGCCGGGCCCGTTCGCAGGTGCGCCGACTGCTGCGCTACCTGACGGACGATCCGCTGCCGGTCGACGCGGTCTACCCGGGCGAGCCGACGTACGCGGAGTTCACCACCACCCTCGGCGTCTCGCTCAACCAGCGCGAGCCGGCGCTGCCGGACCGGCTCGACTACCCGCCGTCCGCCCGGCTGACGGTCGGCGTCGACGACGACGGACTGCCGGTCCTGTTCGACGACGGCACGGCCGTCCGCCCGGTCCACGGCGGACTCTCCTATGAGCGGCAGTTCCCGCCGGTCAAGGCGCTGCTGGTCGAGGCGTTCGGCGAGAACCCGCTGCTGCTGCGGCCCGACCAGCCGCTGCAGCACGACGCGGGCGCCGGCAGCGGTCAGGGCCGGGTGCTGCACGCGCCGCGGCTGAGCATCGGGCGCGTGGTGCTGCGGCGAGCCAGCTGGGTGGCCCCGCCGGGCACCCTGCCGCGCCGCGCGGCGGGCCAGTCCGACGCGGACTTCCTGCTGGCGCTGACGAGTTGGCTGACCGCGCGTGGGCTCCCGCTGCGGTTCTTCGTGTCCGTGCTGCGGATGCGCGCCCTGTCGGCCGGCTCGTTCGTGGGCGACCGCAGCCGCAAGCCGATGTACGTCGACATCGGATCACCGCACCTCGTCCTGGCCTTCGAGCGGCTGGCCAGGGACCCGGCCGGCACGGCCGTCTTCTACGAGGTCGCACCGGCACCCGAGACCGCGCTCCTCGACCACCAGGGGGTCCCGCGGGTGACCGAATACGTCATCGAGCTCAACTGCCAGGGAGACCAGACGACATGA